The window CGCGCGCCGTATCCCGAGGGTAAGGCCCAGGGCCGTCCGACACCCGGCGAGTTAGGTCCAACTTGGCGGTACTTCGCGTTCCGGAACCCCGCGTCTCCACGTAGAACAAGGGGCACTCAGGGGGCGTCCGGGGGGACCTGCGCACGCCTCCAGGCTTCGCCACGGCGGGAATTGAGAGGGAGCATGGCGGCAACGATGGGCGAGATGACAGCCCCGCGAAGGAACCGGCGGCAGGGCTTTGCCCGCGCAACACGGCAGGGTGCGCGCGCACTCTTCGCGATGATTGCCCGCTCGCTGCAACAGGTCTCCACGCTGGTCATCACGCTGCTGGCGGCCCGTTTCCTCGCCCCTGGCGACTACGGCGTCTACAGCCTGGCGATCGTCTTCATCATCCTGATCCAGACGCTGACCTATACCGGCTTCTACCAGTTCATCCTGACCTCGCGCGAGCCGGACGAGGCGGTTCTCTCGACCTGCTTCTGGCTGATTCTGGGGCTCGTCGGGGCCGCCTCCGCGCTGCTCGCGCTCGCCGCCTGGCCGCTCCAGTGGCTGTTCCAGGCCCCGGACCTGGGCGGCGTGATTCTCCTGCTTGCCCTGCTCCAGCCCCTTGCGGGAATCGGGGCCTGGTCCTCCGCCGCATTGCTGCGCCGGGGCGCGGCCATGCTCAACTTCCGGATCATGTTCGCGCAGAACCTGCTCGCGCTCGTGGGCGGGGCGGCGCTGGTGTGGACGTGGCATTCGCTTTACGCGCTCGTCGCGTTCCGGGCCATCCGGGTGCTTTCCGGCGCCCTGCTCTACGCCTTCCTCGCGCGCGATTGCCCCCAGCTGCGCTTCGACGTTGCGCTTGCCCGCGGCGCTACCCGCTTTTCGGCCGGGCTCTACGGCTCACGCGGGCTCGGCTTTCTGGCGCAGTACGCCGCCGACCTCCTGCTCGGCCTCTTGCACAGCCCGACCGCGGTCGGCCTCTACCGTTTCGGCAACCGGGTGGCGACCGGGATCACGGACACCGCGATGCAGCCCATGGCCAGCTTCGCGGCCATGCAGATGGGCGCCGCCGCGCGCAAGGGGCACGACCTCTCCGCCACGCTTGCCCGCTTTTCCGGGACGCTGGC is drawn from Novosphingobium decolorationis and contains these coding sequences:
- a CDS encoding oligosaccharide flippase family protein; the protein is MAATMGEMTAPRRNRRQGFARATRQGARALFAMIARSLQQVSTLVITLLAARFLAPGDYGVYSLAIVFIILIQTLTYTGFYQFILTSREPDEAVLSTCFWLILGLVGAASALLALAAWPLQWLFQAPDLGGVILLLALLQPLAGIGAWSSAALLRRGAAMLNFRIMFAQNLLALVGGAALVWTWHSLYALVAFRAIRVLSGALLYAFLARDCPQLRFDVALARGATRFSAGLYGSRGLGFLAQYAADLLLGLLHSPTAVGLYRFGNRVATGITDTAMQPMASFAAMQMGAAARKGHDLSATLARFSGTLALAAGMLGAGIIVLADDMIALFFQPSYAAGLLVTYAMALRALAGAGKLLIEPAFAALGRTTSVMYFNLVTSLVAVAAVFAASAWGLAALAWAQVGVVAASTLYAFALLSRRGRLDVWPSLRNLALAILLCANFGLLLGLGCHGLEPLLPPGPLPALGGRLAFAALLALPTLALALRLRVLDLSVFSG